The following proteins come from a genomic window of Crassostrea angulata isolate pt1a10 chromosome 1, ASM2561291v2, whole genome shotgun sequence:
- the LOC128156024 gene encoding glycine N-acyltransferase-like protein 3 isoform X4: MQLNNTCQKHKTADSQRVYCFCRDTKSTLVLDAVLQHVTKLLSNTLFLFGLRSEVLDQLISHRSSAYRVSTDGVIMNMQLENISQIPIPNRLTVTNLKQKHVETVVQEWPYSGIFSDCKEWISDMIKQNPSVCIENEQRDPVAWILQQDYGCIGMLHVIPEYRRAKLGSAVTMLLMEKLLKEEDYLYSAVNLDNKPSLAFHERNNFEYVSDFSVGFVVYPYEDGLQK, translated from the exons ATGCAACTTAACAACACTTGTCAAAAG CATAAGACTGCTGATTCACAGAGGGTGTACTGTTTTTGTAGAGACACAAAGAGTACTTTGGTATTAGATGCCGTGCTCCAACATGTAACGAAACTACTTTCGAACACTCTCTTCTTATTTG GTTTACGTTCCGAGGTTCTGGATCAGTTGATAAGCCATCGTAGTAGCGCATATCGCGTCAGTACTGACGGAGTCATTATGAACATGCAACTGGAAAACATCAGCCAAAT CCCAATTCCTAATAGATTGACGGTGACGAATCTAAAACAGAAACACGTTGAAACTGTCGTCCAGGAATGGCCATATTCCGGAATCTTCAGCGATTGCAAGGAGTGGATCAGTGATATGATCAAACAAAATCCAAGTGTCTGCATTGAAAACGAGCAAAGAGATCCCGTGGCCTGGATTCTACAACAGGACTACGGCTGTATAGGCATGTTACATGTTATTCCTGAATATAGGAGAGCTAAATTAGGAAGTGCTGTTACCATGCTTCTGATGGAGAAATTACTAAAGGAAGAAGACTACCTATATTCTGCCGTTAATCTTGATAACAAACCGTCACTCGCTTTCCACGAAAGgaacaattttgaatatgtCAGTGACTTCTCGGTCGGCTTTGTGGTGTACCCTTATGAAGATGGTttgcagaaataa
- the LOC128193165 gene encoding secreted frizzled-related protein 5-like, with protein sequence MWFILSVCVLLCLSECYSYDYKEGFLQDIDPDWASISGRINQPKCIDIPSNLTLCQNIGYTQMRLPNLLDHDTIEEVRQQSKSWTSLLGVHCHPDTKLFLCSLFTPVCLDRKIYPCRSLCNAVKAGCEQTMLFYNYSWPDMVRCDKFPEDADLCIKPLHNVSTVHNLCSACRHPETVEGLVDGFCRSTYVVRAKIKQINHDNEKKILVLQKKKKFFKKDGLRKKDKRSLSPFIQGGLHCDCDRINVTLNENYIIMGNKTGPGEFTAMYIAKWRKDREFRKAIKLMRKKDICLKPLDIGIGTSSGGKGGKDKIKNDKGKGKGKGKGKGRKKKGKKKKGKGKNKKGKKGKGKKNKKNRKGKKGKKGKKQRKSKNTALTTLAPSP encoded by the exons ATGTGGTTTATTCTGTCGGTCTGTGTTCTTCTCTGCCTCTCGGAGTGCTATTCCTATGATTACAAGGAAGGCTTTCTCCAGGACATAGACCCGGACTGGGCATCAATTAGTGGACGGATTAATCAGCCCAAATGCATCGACATTCCGTCGAACTTGACTCTTTGTCAGAACATCGGGTATACCCAGATGAGGCTACCCAACCTTTTAGACCATGATACAATTGAAGAAGTAAGACAGCAATCCAAGTCTTGGACATCTCTCCTTGGGGTGCACTGCCATCCGGATACCAAGTTGTTCCTGTGTTCCCTCTTTACTCCAGTTTGTCTGGATAGGAAGATCTACCCGTGTCGAAGTCTGTGTAATGCTGTCAAGGCGGGCTGCGAGCAGACGATGCTCTTCTACAACTATAGTTGGCCTGATATGGTCCGATGTGACAAGTTTCCCGAAGACGCAGATCTCTGTATAAAGCCATTACATAATGTATCAACAG TCCACAATCTCTGCAGTGCTTGCCGACACCCAGAGACGGTTGAGGGACTAGTGGATGGATTCTGTCGCTCTACATATG TGGTTCGagcaaaaattaaacaaatcaaTCATGACAATGAGAAGAAAATATTGGTTTTacaaaagaagaagaaattcTTCAAAAAAGACGGGCTTCGAAAGAAGGACAAGAGATCACTCAGTCCTTTCATTCAAGGCGGCCTACATTGTGACTGTGACCGCATCAACGTCACGCTGAACGAGAATTACATCATAATGGGAAATAAGACAGGACCCGGAGAATTCACCGCCATGTACATAGCAAAATGGCGAAAGGATAGAGAGTTCCGTAAAGCCATAAAACTCATGCGTAAGAAGGATATATGTTTGAAACCCTTGGACATCGGAATTGGGACTTCGTCGGGTGGTAAAGGAGGCAAAGacaagataaaaaatgataaagggAAGGGCAAAGGGAAAGGAAAAGGGaaaggaagaaagaaaaaagggaaaaagaagAAGGGAAAaggcaaaaacaaaaaaggcaaaaagggaaaaggaaagaaaaataagaaaaaccgCAAGGGTAAAAAAGGTAAGAAGGggaaaaaacaaaggaaaagtaAAAACACAGCTCTAACTACATTAGCGCCATCTCCCTAG
- the LOC128156024 gene encoding glycine N-acyltransferase-like protein 3 isoform X2 produces the protein MISFKAHYLVKQLRKGSLTKRMVWVDRWSDYSVVVVSDDQHKTADSQRVYCFCRDTKSTLVLDAVLQHVTKLLSNTLFLFGLRSEVLDQLISHRSSAYRVSTDGVIMNMQLENISQIPIPNRLTVTNLKQKHVETVVQEWPYSGIFSDCKEWISDMIKQNPSVCIENEQRDPVAWILQQDYGCIGMLHVIPEYRRAKLGSAVTMLLMEKLLKEEDYLYSAVNLDNKPSLAFHERNNFEYVSDFSVGFVVYPYEDGLQK, from the exons atgatttcttttaag gCACACTATCTTGTCAAACAGTTGAGGAAAGGGTCCCTGACAAAAAGAATGGTGTGGGTCGACAGATGGTCTGACTACAGTGTTGTAGTAGTATCAGACGACCAG CATAAGACTGCTGATTCACAGAGGGTGTACTGTTTTTGTAGAGACACAAAGAGTACTTTGGTATTAGATGCCGTGCTCCAACATGTAACGAAACTACTTTCGAACACTCTCTTCTTATTTG GTTTACGTTCCGAGGTTCTGGATCAGTTGATAAGCCATCGTAGTAGCGCATATCGCGTCAGTACTGACGGAGTCATTATGAACATGCAACTGGAAAACATCAGCCAAAT CCCAATTCCTAATAGATTGACGGTGACGAATCTAAAACAGAAACACGTTGAAACTGTCGTCCAGGAATGGCCATATTCCGGAATCTTCAGCGATTGCAAGGAGTGGATCAGTGATATGATCAAACAAAATCCAAGTGTCTGCATTGAAAACGAGCAAAGAGATCCCGTGGCCTGGATTCTACAACAGGACTACGGCTGTATAGGCATGTTACATGTTATTCCTGAATATAGGAGAGCTAAATTAGGAAGTGCTGTTACCATGCTTCTGATGGAGAAATTACTAAAGGAAGAAGACTACCTATATTCTGCCGTTAATCTTGATAACAAACCGTCACTCGCTTTCCACGAAAGgaacaattttgaatatgtCAGTGACTTCTCGGTCGGCTTTGTGGTGTACCCTTATGAAGATGGTttgcagaaataa
- the LOC128156024 gene encoding glycine N-acyltransferase-like protein 3 isoform X3 → MAHYLVKQLRKGSLTKRMVWVDRWSDYSVVVVSDDQHKTADSQRVYCFCRDTKSTLVLDAVLQHVTKLLSNTLFLFGLRSEVLDQLISHRSSAYRVSTDGVIMNMQLENISQIPIPNRLTVTNLKQKHVETVVQEWPYSGIFSDCKEWISDMIKQNPSVCIENEQRDPVAWILQQDYGCIGMLHVIPEYRRAKLGSAVTMLLMEKLLKEEDYLYSAVNLDNKPSLAFHERNNFEYVSDFSVGFVVYPYEDGLQK, encoded by the exons gCACACTATCTTGTCAAACAGTTGAGGAAAGGGTCCCTGACAAAAAGAATGGTGTGGGTCGACAGATGGTCTGACTACAGTGTTGTAGTAGTATCAGACGACCAG CATAAGACTGCTGATTCACAGAGGGTGTACTGTTTTTGTAGAGACACAAAGAGTACTTTGGTATTAGATGCCGTGCTCCAACATGTAACGAAACTACTTTCGAACACTCTCTTCTTATTTG GTTTACGTTCCGAGGTTCTGGATCAGTTGATAAGCCATCGTAGTAGCGCATATCGCGTCAGTACTGACGGAGTCATTATGAACATGCAACTGGAAAACATCAGCCAAAT CCCAATTCCTAATAGATTGACGGTGACGAATCTAAAACAGAAACACGTTGAAACTGTCGTCCAGGAATGGCCATATTCCGGAATCTTCAGCGATTGCAAGGAGTGGATCAGTGATATGATCAAACAAAATCCAAGTGTCTGCATTGAAAACGAGCAAAGAGATCCCGTGGCCTGGATTCTACAACAGGACTACGGCTGTATAGGCATGTTACATGTTATTCCTGAATATAGGAGAGCTAAATTAGGAAGTGCTGTTACCATGCTTCTGATGGAGAAATTACTAAAGGAAGAAGACTACCTATATTCTGCCGTTAATCTTGATAACAAACCGTCACTCGCTTTCCACGAAAGgaacaattttgaatatgtCAGTGACTTCTCGGTCGGCTTTGTGGTGTACCCTTATGAAGATGGTttgcagaaataa
- the LOC128156024 gene encoding glycine N-acyltransferase-like protein 3 isoform X1: MAHQVLSEDYCSLEKFLRIDLPFSASAHYLVKQLRKGSLTKRMVWVDRWSDYSVVVVSDDQHKTADSQRVYCFCRDTKSTLVLDAVLQHVTKLLSNTLFLFGLRSEVLDQLISHRSSAYRVSTDGVIMNMQLENISQIPIPNRLTVTNLKQKHVETVVQEWPYSGIFSDCKEWISDMIKQNPSVCIENEQRDPVAWILQQDYGCIGMLHVIPEYRRAKLGSAVTMLLMEKLLKEEDYLYSAVNLDNKPSLAFHERNNFEYVSDFSVGFVVYPYEDGLQK, translated from the exons ATGGCACATCAAGTTTTGTCTGAAGACTACTGTTCGCTGGAAAAGTTTTTGAGAATTGACCTGCCGTTTTCAGCATCG gCACACTATCTTGTCAAACAGTTGAGGAAAGGGTCCCTGACAAAAAGAATGGTGTGGGTCGACAGATGGTCTGACTACAGTGTTGTAGTAGTATCAGACGACCAG CATAAGACTGCTGATTCACAGAGGGTGTACTGTTTTTGTAGAGACACAAAGAGTACTTTGGTATTAGATGCCGTGCTCCAACATGTAACGAAACTACTTTCGAACACTCTCTTCTTATTTG GTTTACGTTCCGAGGTTCTGGATCAGTTGATAAGCCATCGTAGTAGCGCATATCGCGTCAGTACTGACGGAGTCATTATGAACATGCAACTGGAAAACATCAGCCAAAT CCCAATTCCTAATAGATTGACGGTGACGAATCTAAAACAGAAACACGTTGAAACTGTCGTCCAGGAATGGCCATATTCCGGAATCTTCAGCGATTGCAAGGAGTGGATCAGTGATATGATCAAACAAAATCCAAGTGTCTGCATTGAAAACGAGCAAAGAGATCCCGTGGCCTGGATTCTACAACAGGACTACGGCTGTATAGGCATGTTACATGTTATTCCTGAATATAGGAGAGCTAAATTAGGAAGTGCTGTTACCATGCTTCTGATGGAGAAATTACTAAAGGAAGAAGACTACCTATATTCTGCCGTTAATCTTGATAACAAACCGTCACTCGCTTTCCACGAAAGgaacaattttgaatatgtCAGTGACTTCTCGGTCGGCTTTGTGGTGTACCCTTATGAAGATGGTttgcagaaataa